DNA from Elaeis guineensis isolate ETL-2024a chromosome 2, EG11, whole genome shotgun sequence:
TCTGAGCGCGGTTGAGCGGGTGGAGCTCCTCCGTGGCTCCGTCCCTTCTTTTTTGAAACAGACAGTCGTCTATttcggtttttttttttgttttaaactcatgaagtcggcaatccagttgccgacttaagaaatttttttttaaaaaaagacaaatttttgccggcttcacttaaaactatgtttttttaaaaaaactcacGAAACAGGGGCaacgcccctgtttcacgcccgtGGCGCTGCGCGCATGGACTGCGTCCTCCGCGGCCACGACGGCCAGTCGGAGGTTGTTCggcggccccgccggctccttcccctccctctttttctttcttcctacttctctctctatttttctctctttttcttctttcggtTCAGGTCCACTTGCCTTCGTCGGTTCGGTATGGTACGAAACCGTACCGACGGCCGGCGGCCAGCAGTACCGGTTCAGCATATCTTGGTTTTGCCGGCCGGTAgtaccggttcagcataccttggTTTTACCTAATATGGGAAGCGTGATATATTAATGAGTGGTTATACAATGGCATCCTTATGAGCTAATTGTTCTACACTTCTTACTTGATCTAGCTTGGTACATGGGTCGTGAGTGGGAAGTTAGTTTTTGCCTATGTATATGTCTTTGGATTGCTGTTGCATATTCAGCTCCTGTTACCACTGTTGCTATTGTTTTCTTGGTCTACCCAATTGGGAAAAAACCTATGTCTGCTGTTTGTGGTGCACAGTGCTTAGAGGCATGCAATTATTTAAGCACTTGATATTTTCAAATATCCTGAAAATAAAGAATGCTTAAAAACTAAACATAAGTAATATAAAAATCTTCTTCTGACAGAAAGATTTAGTAGAAGTAAAACACcaacttttctcctccatttcctCATCTTCCCTTTGTCTTCCCATTAATAATAATAGTGCTTGTAGGTATAATTGTTGCTTCTCGTAGCAATCTATATAACCTATGATAGATGATAAAGTCACAAAGGGTCTCTTTCATTGCAAAAAAGGTAGCTGAAGTGGGAAGTTGCCATTTTGAAAATGTGACTTTCAAAAGGTGTGCTTTTGCCGATTTGTGGTTTTGGTGTTTGGTTTGTTTGGAAAGTGAAGGCTGCAAAATTGTAATTCTGGATTTCAAGCATTTGATTGTAGAAATTGGTTGGTGCTGACATTGACTTCTAGTGGTTTTGCTATTTGGTTGACCTTGAAGTGGGGTGTTCTGGTCACTCCCAAAGTGATAGGCAAAGTTATTTATAACCCCACCCTTATTGAAATTTGTCACCCTACCCTTAGATAAATTTGTCAACCCACTCTATTACAATTCTTGCAACTGCATACATttgtaaatttatatttatttatacgaTCCTAATATCCTTTTTTTGCTTACTCTGGTTTAAATCATAAAAGAGAACCATGGAAAACTTCTTGTTTAGCACTAAAAAGGGGGAGATAACAATATAAAGTGTAAATTAcaaaataactaaaataaaaaaccaACTAAAGGATAAGAGATAAGAGTCTAATTCTAAATGTAAACTTTGATGTGTTGTGAGATTAAAATCCAAAAAACCACCATGGCAAGAATTAAAATGTCTAACTTATCGATTTCATTTCACAATATCAATCATTTTTCCAAACTTATGTCGTTTATATCAATAGAACAAGGGCCACAACTATATCCATGTCCTTGATCTGTCTTTTAATGAATGTATTGCATATGTTTGACTGAAAAGGAGATGTTTTCATTAAATTTTAGTTCTTTTCAGATCCACCATCCACCCACAagatcctcctctcttcctcaatCTAAGAGAAAGCTCTAACCTTTCCATCCCTAGCATGAGCCAGGCCACCCCAATGACCTTGTGGAGCATTGATCCAACAAAAAATTGATTTGAGTGAGGAGAAACCCTAAGCCTAAGCTCCTTCATGGATCACCACACCCTCTTCATGTCCTCTCTCCATCCTATCTAGACTTTGCTTCCTTCATCAATGCTTTAGTGATAGGTGCCTCATAATCTTAGCTAGGCATAATGCAATTTAATGTTGCCACCCAACTCCACCTTGTACACTTGTTGCCACCATTGGTAGTCAGGTCCTGTGGTCTCTCCACCCCCATCATCGAGTGCTGTAGCTATTGTTGGAGCCTTGTCCTCTTCAGAGGAGTGGGAATGCCAGAGGCAGTGGTTGGAGCGAGGGGGAAGATGGGGCTAGAAAGGACTCAGGTGAGGTCATCAAGGATAACTCAACAGCGAAGAAAGGGGTCAATGCAAGAAAGACAAGGGCTAACATGGTGAGGGTATTGGGTTTGAAAACTATCAGGGCTCAAACAGAATCGGGTCGGTGTTGGGCCCAAAGGGCTCAATGCAAGGAAGATAGGGGTTAACATGGTGAGGGTATTGGGGCTCAAACAATATTGATCGGGTGTACTGCACTTCAAGCAATTTCTGATCCCTTAAGATGAAGTCACTGGAgtgatattttgatagaaatgGGCCCAAGTGTTTGTTAGTCGGACTTTCAACTAAACTGGACTTGGTGGTGCTTGAAGTTTCTAAGCAATGCCCACATTGGGTACCCACTTCTTGGCAACAAACTCTCCTTGAAagttgagaaggtgaaggatagAAGTATTGGAGTAGGCTTACTTGCATCCAGATTCAGTGGGTGCTACCTCAATGACTATTCCCACCTTCCTTGCTGGTTTTTGAATTCATCTACAACTATTTTAGATTCTCTCATTCCATTAGATACTTGATGCATGAAGAGGTGGTACTTTAAAGCCCCATCATTTATCCTGACAACACCACCCTACCTATCTACCAATTTCCAGACCTGTCTTGCTCAACCTGTAACAAGCCTGGGCAGCCACATGGGCACTTGTTTAGTGACCAAGATGCTCAAAGCCTAGGTCAGGAACCTAGAATGCTGTCCTGCCTAAGGTTGGGGCCTAAGAGTTTTCTCTTAGCTCTTTTGTCAGAACAATGATAAAAGATATTTTGCTAAAGACAAGCATACTGTCAGAGTAATTAAAGCAAATAGCATTAACAGAACTCATAATTCAATTGACTGATGTTTTATAACAATGGTGATGGTGATGATGTCAAAATATTTTCTTCAAATGTTACATGTTTAAAATAGTTTGCAAATATGTAGTAATCACATTATATAAGCATCTGGGAATATCTTACTTTTCTTTATTTGGCTTGttataccaaaaaaaattatgttaaaacTACTGAAATATGCAAAGCATTTGCTAATATTTTCGATGATCATCTATAAACATGACATATGTTAACTCATGAAATGTTTGACTCTTTTATGCCTTTCctcttcccaaaaaaaaaaaaaaaatcttattttatcCTAGGagataattctttatttattatattttgacCTAGATTTTCATTCGAAATCAcataaaattgatttttctttatCTAGAGCCAATAGATTAGTTAAACGAATGCCCTGGTCCATGATTTTACAGATGACCTGAACAATTAATGTACAATTGATTTAAGTAACACTAGCATCAGATTTATATGGATCTTTTCTGAGAAACTTAATATTCCAGCAGGGTTCTGTTTATGAATGTGTCAGTAGAATTGGGTCACACCACTACATGTTTTTGCATACAGACATCATATTACTCTTTGCTTCATAATTTCATATTGATGTGAAATCTTCTTGAGGACTCCCTGAAACGAAGTATTTTATGATATGTACGGTTACTTCAGACCATGGATCATGGCACAGTTTGTCTGTTACATAAACGATGTTCAAGCTTCATCTGGACAAGGAAAAATGAATCGAATCATGGCTTTTTAAATATACAAGTAAATATTAAAGTGATTTATTCGGCAAAACACTAGCAACTGGAACCTCTGTGTTTGTTACTCCTTTTGTTACCTTGCACATTTATGCTTGTGTCATATGCTTTTAATTTAATAGCATgctgatttttttctaaaatcattaaatttTCTAGACTTCTAGTAGTCAGGATAAAAGGATGGAAGCAGAGCCAGCTGTCCCGCAGAAGATGCTGCAAATTTAGGGGGGGAGCCAAAAGTTGGCATGGTGTTTGCAAATGAAGATAAAGCTTATGAGTTCTATGTTAAATATGCTGGAACTGTTGGTTTCAGTGTTAGAAAAGGTTGGTGGGATAAATCTGCGAGAAATGTAACTAGATCAAGAGTTTATGTGTGCTCAAGAGAAGGATTCCGCCCAAGGAACATGGCAAATGATGCAAAGAAACCACGGCCAGAAACCAGAACTGGTTGTCTTGCACACATGGCAATCAAGATTACACCTAGTGGTAAATACTGTATCAGTGAATTTGTAGCTGACCACAATCATCAACTTGCAGCTCCATTGGATATTCAAATGTTAAGGTCACAGAGGCTTTTAGCTAAGGTTCAACCTGAAGGTTGTCAAAATACCAGTCTAATTCCTGCCGATTACAAAAACTATCTCCGGTCAAAGCGGATGAAGGACATGAAGCATGGTGATGCAGGAGCCCTGATGGAATACTTGCAAAAGATGAAAAGTGAAAACCCGTCCTTTTTTTATGCCATCCAAGTTGATGAAAGAGATCAGTTGACAAACATTTTCTGGGTGGATGCAAAATCTATGGTGGACTATCACTACTTTGGTGATGTTGTATGTTTTGACACAGCTTATAAAACAAATGATTATGACAGGCCTTTCACATTATTTCTTGGTGTTAATCATCATAAACAAATCATTGTCTTTGGTGCTGCATTACTCTATGATGAAACTATAGAATCCTTCAAATGGCTGTTTGAGACATTCAAAACTGCAATGTGTGGAAAACAGCCAGAAACAATTTTGACAGATTGCTGTGCAGCAGTGCGTGATGCAGTAGCTGCGGTTTGGCCAGGCACAATGCATCGTCTATGCTTGTGGCAGATCCACCAAGATGCCATCAAGCGGTTAAGTCATGTTTTTGAAGGCTCAGAAACTTTTGCATTAGATTTTAGTAGATGTTTGTATGATTGTGAAGATGAGGAGGAGTTCCTGCTGGCATGGGAAACAATGTTGGAGAGGTATGGTCTAAAGGACAACGAATGGTTGGGTAAGTTGTATGAGGAAAGGGAGAAGTGGGCTTTGGTTTATAGACGTGAAATCTTTTGCGCAGACATTGCAAATGCACTAAGAAATGAAAAATTGAATAGTGTACTAAAAGAATACTTGAAACTAGAGACAGATCTTTGGTCCTTTTTCAATCAGTATGATAGATTAGTGGAAGAGCGACGATATGCAGAACAACAAGCCAATTATCAGGCAAATCAAGGGACTTCTAGAATACCTCCATTGCGCTTACTGTGGCAAGCTGCAAATGTCTACACCCCTGCAGTTTTTGATATGTTTAGATTAGAATTTGAATTGACAGTCAATTGTACAGTTTATAGCTGTGCTGAGGTTGGGACAGTATCTCAGTATGAGGTTACTGTCAAGGATAAAACTAAACAGCAGTTTGTTAGATTTGATTCTGCTGATGGTACAGCCATTTGCAGCTGCAAAAAGTTTGATTTTGCTGGTGTTCAGTGCTGCCATGTGCTGAAAATACtcgatttaagaaatattaaagaACTCCCACTTCAGTATGTCTTGAAGAGGTGGAGAAAGGATGCAAAAGTTGGGCCGATAAGAGAGAATCATAGCTTTGCACTTGATGGTGACCCCGAGTCATCTATACCTAAGCGTTATGGCTCATTATGCCGGATATTGTACAAAATTGCAGCAATGGCTGCAGAAACTGCGGAGGCATATTCATTCATGGAAAGCCAATCAGATCAGCTCTTGGAACAGGTGGAGCGTATTTTGCAAGCAAGACTTCTTGAGATGCCTTCCCCAAGCACTGCCTCAAAGGTTCAACCACACAATCTGGTTCACAATAAAAGTAACATTGGGGAATCTCCAAGGGCAagtgggaaaaggaagaagaatggTGATGCTCATCGTAGGAATCAGAATGGTTTTGCGTCAACTAAACGGCAAAAAGGAAGACAAGGTTGCATGAAAATACATGCTTGTTTACTCATCTTTCTTTTAATGCTATTCTAGGACCAGAAAAATTGTAAATCTTTGTATATTAATTTTATTGTTGTCTGGTAGATGTAAAATCATTAATTCTAGGACTGTCTGATGAGGCAGAAATTGCAACGAGGAGTGATGAACTGCCTGCATCATCAGATGAGATTCCGGCTCAACCCAGGAATCCTCCTAATCAGTTCTTTGCACCAAGTCACTACATGCAGGTAGCTTTTTGATTATGGACATATAATAGTTCTTGTATCATTTGTTTGTGAAAATTGGTTTTAGAATCCTGTTATTGATGGCTTTTCTTAATATTGCATAGGGACCTTATGTTTCTGGTCATCAATTCGGTTTAAGTACTGTTCAAGGCTTTCATAACATGACACAATTTAGTCAGGTAAGTTTAATGGAAGTAGGTGTTTCAAAGTGTATTCTGTTGCCTGTCTGAAGTTGATTGTTTTCGTGACAGATGCAAGAGTCTTCAACTACTTTGCTGCAACAGCAACCATTCCACGGCAACACTCAGTTAGGCCAGGTAATCATTTtgtcaaattaatttgttagaagTTGGATTTTTAGAGCTTTTCTTTTCACCTGCATTTGGGTCTCAAATAAGTCCCAGGGACCAGAAGCTGGTATTGAGCCAAGTTTATGGCGTGTCTCCTGTAATGGTTCCACACAGGAATACCTGATATTTGTGCTGATGGTATACAAATGTGTGGTTTGAAATGCAACATAGTAACTGCCAACTTTGCTTTGAAACTAATGCAGAGTTATTTCTACTATATGGCTTGTTCATTAGGTTTTTGATGAACAGGATGCTAAttgtgttctctctctctctctctcttttttttttatttttttttctttttcagaatGACGTGCAGGCCTGCCCAGCTGCTGATGTGAACTCCCTGCAATTTGGTGGGAGCAATCCACAACTGGGCCACCAGAGCAGTGATCAGGGCCATTATTCAATACCTGTATGGGACTTTCTGTGATGTAAGTTCTCCTACTAACAGAAACATAGCCCAAGAGGTttcatttttctcctcgatccctGTTGAGTGCCACCCAGATGCACCGACCACAGCCAGAATGAGTCGGTGATAAATGATCAATTGGTTGTGTAGGTTGGCAATGAAGGAGATGATTTTCAATCTGGATGATGATGGTGATTATTGATGATATGTAATGTGATTCTCCTAAATCTACAGGCTTGGTCTGGTACCCAACTTCACATCTGGTGAGGATTTAAAGTAATGTAGGAGAGGTTCTATCATTTCAGGACTCCATCAGCTT
Protein-coding regions in this window:
- the LOC105060434 gene encoding LOW QUALITY PROTEIN: protein FAR1-RELATED SEQUENCE 7 (The sequence of the model RefSeq protein was modified relative to this genomic sequence to represent the inferred CDS: inserted 1 base in 1 codon), translating into MVLISEIAGDNPNAEEEGRKEEEGPAEEELKVDEEKDSPEKPQEPAESGGASGEVKESPAKGPQGSSAGQTHYNEYALRVAYIMRSYLSMREAGVAGAGQGPPTREAAVPAGDRCKAMVEVVRKEHGMWTVSKLVMEHNHELLPNKDAGGDGAGLVPAVGMEFDSVEVAKAFYYGYGEKSGFKARTGSNRRSAGSGALIMQRFLCWRGNYLMYRKNLDASAGKRKRGPYKRRARRLAEEAAAAAQSARKDGDVVEVIQVESSTEKGGMAGDDHGVEVQSGPPVKEQVVVEKDVGQKPSAPAVGMPVPAVAAAARKDDGKAIPLTNTAQSRLLRELGVRAFRYTQEERRDIILKYTMKKTNRQGVESPVKVPSQQALAERRQRGIGGRFLSRDESQTSSSQDKRMEAEPAVPQKMXANLGGEPKVGMVFANEDKAYEFYVKYAGTVGFSVRKGWWDKSARNVTRSRVYVCSREGFRPRNMANDAKKPRPETRTGCLAHMAIKITPSGKYCISEFVADHNHQLAAPLDIQMLRSQRLLAKVQPEGCQNTSLIPADYKNYLRSKRMKDMKHGDAGALMEYLQKMKSENPSFFYAIQVDERDQLTNIFWVDAKSMVDYHYFGDVVCFDTAYKTNDYDRPFTLFLGVNHHKQIIVFGAALLYDETIESFKWLFETFKTAMCGKQPETILTDCCAAVRDAVAAVWPGTMHRLCLWQIHQDAIKRLSHVFEGSETFALDFSRCLYDCEDEEEFLLAWETMLERYGLKDNEWLGKLYEEREKWALVYRREIFCADIANALRNEKLNSVLKEYLKLETDLWSFFNQYDRLVEERRYAEQQANYQANQGTSRIPPLRLLWQAANVYTPAVFDMFRLEFELTVNCTVYSCAEVGTVSQYEVTVKDKTKQQFVRFDSADGTAICSCKKFDFAGVQCCHVLKILDLRNIKELPLQYVLKRWRKDAKVGPIRENHSFALDGDPESSIPKRYGSLCRILYKIAAMAAETAEAYSFMESQSDQLLEQVERILQARLLEMPSPSTASKVQPHNLVHNKSNIGESPRASGKRKKNGDAHRRNQNGFASTKRQKGRQDVKSLILGLSDEAEIATRSDELPASSDEIPAQPRNPPNQFFAPSHYMQGPYVSGHQFGLSTVQGFHNMTQFSQMQESSTTLLQQQPFHGNTQLGQNDVQACPAADVNSLQFGGSNPQLGHQSSDQGHYSIPVWDFL